From a single Stomoxys calcitrans chromosome 4, idStoCalc2.1, whole genome shotgun sequence genomic region:
- the LOC106085878 gene encoding venom peptide MmKTx1-like: MKLYVFFTLLMVICTLAKAEVTCTIDGKSVKVGQTYQPPGQCRLYKCTNEGTFSTTDCPPVHVTHNCKLIEKDVTKPYPECCARVVCKH, from the exons ATGAAATTATAcgtattttttacacttttaatgGTCATATGTACTTTAGCCAAAG CTGAGGTTACCTGCACCATTGATGGCAAGAGTGTAAAAGTGGGACAAACTTATCAGCCACCTGGACAATGTAGACTTTATAAATGTACCAACGAGGGCACCTTCAGCACCACAGA ttgtcCTCCAGTCCATGTAACCCACAATTGCAAACTTATTGAGAAGGATGTCACAAAACCCTATCCCGAGTGTTGTGCCCGTGTTGTTTGCAAACATTAA
- the LOC106084919 gene encoding uncharacterized protein LOC106084919 has product MKFYTLIAVIFAIIGIAQAADKCTVNGKTFDQGEKYQPPGTCEIYECFGKNGMIHSNCPPIDTLKPCKYFPQDTSKPYPKCCARQKC; this is encoded by the exons ATGAAATTCTACACTTTAATTGCAGTAATTTTTGCCATTATTGGCATTGCTCAAG CTGCTGATAAATGTACCGTCAATGGTAAGACATTCGATCAAGGTGAGAAATATCAACCCCCAGGAACATGTGAAATTTATGAATGTTTTGGCAAAAACGGAATGATACACTCCAA TTGCCCTCCAATAGATACGCTAAAACCCTGCAAATATTTTCCACAAGATACTTCCAAGCCGTATCCCAAATGTTGTGCCCGCCAGAAATGCTAA